In Synergistaceae bacterium, a single genomic region encodes these proteins:
- a CDS encoding phage tail protein I, whose protein sequence is MAKEIERVSLLDISPPSITGDQNVKHLITSIDPELLSVSQDIREAFIVSRINELPEEVLDLLAWQWHVDFYELAHSLEAKREMVLKSIAWHRKKGTTSAILDALGMLGVEARFTSWQDEGAQPYTFAIDAKLTGDFWERVDWTNPTQTIRRAIQESKAVRSWMSKLYVYMEAATQHEISVGAATAQGTRHDIAFVPKTQGTGNMPLTVGTGTLQSQRHSIAIVQHTQGTAELDVAVGTGTAQGTRHDVAFIPKTKGTGSMSLTFGAGTSQAQHHNIAIVQRTHGSSGLNIKAGAATAQGIHHDIPSKQEASGTAGLGVSVATCTFQRQTHSVNIRQSTSSRATHGLSIGGAVACGIFISVRR, encoded by the coding sequence ATGGCTAAAGAGATAGAGAGAGTTTCCCTGCTGGACATATCGCCGCCGTCGATAACCGGCGACCAGAACGTCAAGCACTTAATCACATCGATTGACCCTGAACTATTGAGCGTCTCCCAAGACATACGGGAGGCGTTTATTGTTTCTCGGATTAACGAACTGCCGGAGGAAGTGCTCGACCTGCTGGCGTGGCAGTGGCACGTGGATTTCTACGAGCTCGCGCACAGCCTCGAGGCCAAGCGGGAAATGGTGCTGAAGTCGATAGCGTGGCATCGCAAGAAGGGAACGACCAGCGCGATACTTGACGCTCTGGGAATGCTGGGAGTGGAGGCAAGGTTTACTTCATGGCAGGACGAGGGAGCACAGCCCTACACGTTCGCGATAGACGCGAAGCTGACGGGTGATTTCTGGGAGCGTGTGGACTGGACGAACCCGACGCAGACAATCCGTCGGGCAATTCAGGAGAGCAAGGCGGTGCGGTCGTGGATGTCGAAGCTGTATGTGTACATGGAGGCGGCGACACAGCATGAAATTTCGGTGGGGGCTGCGACGGCTCAAGGAACGCGGCACGATATAGCGTTTGTCCCCAAGACGCAGGGCACGGGCAATATGCCTCTCACCGTCGGAACAGGGACACTCCAGAGCCAGAGACACAGTATCGCAATAGTCCAGCATACGCAGGGCACAGCAGAGCTTGACGTAGCCGTCGGCACTGGTACAGCTCAAGGAACGCGCCACGATGTAGCGTTTATCCCCAAGACTAAGGGCACGGGCAGCATGTCCCTCACCTTCGGCGCGGGAACATCGCAAGCCCAGCACCACAACATCGCAATCGTCCAGCGCACACACGGAAGCTCCGGCCTCAACATCAAGGCTGGGGCGGCTACAGCTCAGGGCATTCACCACGATATACCCTCGAAGCAGGAGGCTTCCGGCACTGCGGGACTGGGTGTCAGCGTCGCAACTTGTACCTTCCAGAGGCAGACACACAGCGTGAATATCCGGCAGTCAACTTCCAGCAGAGCGACACATGGCCTCTCTATCGGCGGGGCTGTCGCTTGCGGAATTTTTATCAGCGTAAGGAGGTGA